A segment of the Entomomonas moraniae genome:
AGGTGCAAGTTTTGACACCATAACCAAAGATTTACTTGGAAAAAGTTGGAATATTATCAATGGACTAAGCATTGCCTTTGTTCTTTATATTTTAACCTATGCTTACATTTCAGCCAGTGGCTCTATTATTGAGCATACTCTAAAAGAATTATCTATCACTTTTCCTGCGCGACTAGGTGGGTTCGTCTTCGCATTGATCGTAGCATTTATTGTTTGGTTAAGCACCAAAGCTGTGAGTCGGCTAGCCGCCATTTTTTTGGGAGCTAAAATATTAACTTTCTTACTAACATTTGGTGGGCTATTCTTACACATAAAACCACAAATACTGCTTAATACGACTGAAGCTAACCCTCATTATTTACCCTATGTACTCATGACACTTCCCTTTTGTTTAGCGTCCTTTGGTTATCATGGGAATGTTCCTAGCTTAATGAAGTATTATGGTAAAAACCCTCCAAAAATCAAAAAATGTCTTTTATATGGAACACTCATAGCCCTAGCCCTCTATATTATTTGGATGGCCGTCACTATGGGTAATATTCCGCGCCCAGACTTCATTGAAATTGCAGAAAAAGGCGGGAATATTGATGTGCTTGTACAAACATTAAGCAGCCTACTCAATAGTCCTATCATCGACTTATTACTCATCATATTTTCTAACTTTGCCGTTGCGTGTTCTTTTTTAGGGGTCACCTTAGGTTTATTTGATTATCTTGCTGACTTATTTAAATTTGATGACTCAGGAAAGGGTCGCTTCAAATCAGCTACTGTTACCTTTCTCCCCCCTATTATTGCAGGGCTAATTTATCCTAACGGTTTTATTTATGCTATTGGTTTCGCAGGGTTGGCAGCAACTATCTGGGCTGTTATCGTCCCTGCTTTACTAGCCAGAGCTTCCCGACAACGTTTTGGCAGCCCTCTTTATCGTGTTTGGGGTGGGAGTACAATGATCATTCTAATTTTATTGTTTGGTGTACTCAATGCAGTAGTTCATATTTTTGCTAGTTTTAACTTATTGCCGATTTATCAATAAATATTTTCCTACTAAGGTTAAAATAATTAAAGTGAGTAACCATCTTACTCACTTTAAACTATCACTCATCTTGATATGATTCATTATTTTTTATATATATTTTCAAAAAAACTCTAAAAATCTTGTTAGACCTTTCGCATAGAAACTGTGGTTGTAACAAAAAGATGTACAGCACAACAAGAAATAAACTACTAAACGTAGGGGTATAAATCAGAAGTAAATTGATTTACATAAATTACGTTTTCTCAACGCCCCTAATTGAGAAATATATAATAGAAGGAAATATATTATGAGTTTTGATTTAATCATTAAAAACGGCTTAGTAATCTTGGACTCTGGCGAAGTTAATACCGACGTAGCTGTAAAAGATGGAAAAATTGCCGCGATTGGAAATGACTTACACTGTGCTGATGAAGTTGTTGATGCCAGTGGCTTAATTGTAAGCCCTGGGATGGTTGATGTTCACGTCCATATCACTGAACCTGGTGGTGTACGAGCAGACTGGGAAGGTTATGTAACAGGAACTAAAGCCTGTGCAAAAGGTGGTGTAACAACTATTGTTGAAATGCCTCTAAACCAACTTCCTGCAACAACAAACAAAGACAGTATCCGCGCTAAATTTGCTGCGGGTAATAAAAAACTACATGTGGACGTAGCTTCTTATGGTGGTCTTGTTCCTTATAACCT
Coding sequences within it:
- the mtr gene encoding tryptophan permease; this translates as MPALEPAKNKLNAHSLFGGSMIIAGTIIGAGMFSLPVVMSGAWFFWSVTALIVTWFCMLHSGLMILEANLNYSPGASFDTITKDLLGKSWNIINGLSIAFVLYILTYAYISASGSIIEHTLKELSITFPARLGGFVFALIVAFIVWLSTKAVSRLAAIFLGAKILTFLLTFGGLFLHIKPQILLNTTEANPHYLPYVLMTLPFCLASFGYHGNVPSLMKYYGKNPPKIKKCLLYGTLIALALYIIWMAVTMGNIPRPDFIEIAEKGGNIDVLVQTLSSLLNSPIIDLLLIIFSNFAVACSFLGVTLGLFDYLADLFKFDDSGKGRFKSATVTFLPPIIAGLIYPNGFIYAIGFAGLAATIWAVIVPALLARASRQRFGSPLYRVWGGSTMIILILLFGVLNAVVHIFASFNLLPIYQ